One window from the genome of Drosophila albomicans strain 15112-1751.03 chromosome 2L, ASM965048v2, whole genome shotgun sequence encodes:
- the LOC127565208 gene encoding uncharacterized protein LOC127565208, which yields MSALGLHDFLHDPVLLNELVAKMPSSMKLDWGRHRLANQSVNMATFDNWLFNVAMCASMVTPYDVGRTTSAKASKERLFVHSVSDNNEETQPRQHHGESEKTTCPKCGGTHRLSECVDFRALNVKQRWEFVKSKRLCFCCFWRHLVRNCKAKETCGVDGCKSIHHVLLHTAAGNDGRNKLNGQTVPRSANKEESSIMFHGKTASSPLFRYIPITIHGKTKSVKTFALADEGAACSLIERSLSDELELEGPATQLCLKWTGDVSKVENNSQSLDITVSATSMESQRYTLKSVRTVSDLDLPEQSLDQQLLESRSHLCTLPIDPYSNVRARIIIGLDNIKWTIPLELHESEDDDVIAARCRLGWAVYGRSAKEYSSIPRLLHICQCSETGSLDVALKEYFSLESLGIVATINPLRSKDDERSMQIMEATTTFLADEKRWQTGLLWRFDKVVLPDSYEMCLKRLKCLESKMSKDPQLRNFMLTTMKNYKENRYIRRLDDMWDAAAKIQGVSLNDCLLKGPDTLASLMGILIRFRERPIAISGDIREMFHQVRVRPEDQAAQRFLWRDGNSQRPPEVYVMQVMTFGASCSPSLASYVLKRNAQRYEAEYPEAVKAICGNTFVDDWLQSVDSVAEMTKLAQAVKLIHADGGFDMRHWTSNSQAVVCALENRHDMLDKPICYPDVGPEKVLGMWWQPGEDCLTFMVKPDTIGKALHGRPTKRRVLSMIMTIFDPLELLDFSTYAQKSFCKIYGGVESDGMSRSKKKTRQTGVVGWIWCQR from the exons ATGTCTGCATTGGGTCTCCACGACTTTTTGCATGATCCTGTCTTGTTAAACGAATTGGTCGCAAAGATGCCGAGCAGTATGAAGTTGGACTGGGGTCGACACCGATTGGCAAATCAAAGCGTCAACATGGCCACATTCGACAATTGGCTTTTCAATGTGGCAATGTGTGCCAGTATGGTAACTCCGTATGATGTCGGACGAACGACGTCAGCCAAAGCTTCAAAAGAAAGGTTGTTTGTGCACAGTGTTAGCGACAACAATGAGGAGACTCAACCGCGACAGCATCATGGAGAATCAGAGAAGACTACATGCCCAAAATGTGGAGGCACGCACCGACTGTCGGAATGTGTCGACTTTCGAGCATTGAACGTTAAACAGCGCTGGGAGTTCGTGAAATCGAAACGGCTATGTTTCTGTTGTTTCTGGCGGCATCTCGTACGAAACTGCAAAGCTAAAGAAACCTGTGGCGTCGATGGATGCAAATCAATTCACCACGTACTGCTGCATACCGCCGCAGGCAATGATGGCAGAAACAAGCTGAATGGGCAAACAGTGCCTCGATCTGCCAACAAGGAGGAGTCTTCAATCATGTTTCATGGAAAGACGGCGAGTAGCCCTCTCTTTCGTTATATCCCGATAACGATCCACGGCAAAACCAAATCTGTGAAaacatttgctttggccgatgAAGGAGCTGCTTGTTCTCTAATTGAAAGATCCTTGTCTGACGAGCTCGAGCTAGAAGGACCGGCAACTCAATTGTGCCTGAAATGGACAGGTGATGTTTCTAAGGTTGAAAACAATTCGCAATCGTTGGACATCACTGTATCAGCTACGAGTATGGAATCGCAGCGATACACTCTGAAAAGTGTGCGAACAGTGTCTGATCTCGACCTACCAGAGCAAAGCCTCGACCAGCAATTATTGGAGTCTCGGAGTCACCTCTGTACGTTGCCTATAGATCCCTATTCCAACGTACGAGCACGAATCATCATTGGTCTCGACAACATTAAGTGGACTATTCCGCTGGAGTTGCATGAAAGTGAAGACGACGATGTTATTGCAGCCCGTTGCAGACTTGGCTGGGCTGTTTACGGCCGCTCAGCAAAGGAATACTCATCGATTCCACGCCTGCTACATATTTGCCAATGTAGTGAGACTGGCAGTTTGGATGTTGCATTGAAAGAGTACTTTTCTTTGGAATCACTGGGAATTGTCGCTACGATCAATCCATTACGATCCAAAGACGATGAGCGATCGATGCAAATCATGGAAGCAACGACAACGTTCTTGGCAGACGAGAAAAGGTGGCAAACTGGATTACTGTGGAGATTCGACAAAGTGGTCTTGCCTGACTCCTATGAAATGTGTCTTAAGCGACTAAAATGTCTTGAATCGAAAATGTCGAAAGATCCGCAGTTACGCAACTTCATGCTAACGACGATGAAAAACTATAAGGAAAATCGTTACATCAGACGCCTGGATGATA TGTGGGACGCCGCAGCGAAGATCCAAGGAGTGTCTCTAAACGACTGCCTGCTAAAAGGTCCTGACACACTTGCATCATTGATGGGCATTCTAATACGCTTCAGAGAACGCCCAATTGCTATTTCGGGAGACATACGCGAAATGTTCCACCAAGTGAGGGTGCGACCAGAGGATCAGGCAGCTCAGAGATTCCTCTGGCGTGATGGAAACTCGCAACGGCCACCGGAGGTATATGTCATGCAAGTTATGACTTTTGGAGCATCGTGTTCACCTTCCTTGGCGAGTTACGTTTTGAAACGCAATGCTCAACGATATGAAGCTGAATATCCCGAGGCCGTAAAAGCCATTTGCGGCAACACTTTCGTCGATGACTGGCTTCAGTCTGTGGACTCAGTAGCTGAGATGACAAAGCTGGCCCAGGCTGTAAAACTGATTCATGCTGATGGAGGATTTGACATGCGACACTGGACATCCAATTCTCAAGCAGTGGTCTGTGCTCTCGAAAATAGACATGACATGTTGGACAAGCCAATTTGTTACCCAGATGTTGGTCCGGAAAAGGTTCTGGGCATGTGGTGGCAACCTGGAGAAGATTGTCTAACGTTTATGGTGAAGCCAGATACGATCGGAAAGGCTCTGCATGGTCGGCCAACTAAACGCCGCGTCCTGAGCATGATTATGACCATATTCGACCCCTTGGAATTGTTGGATTTTTCAACATACGCGCAAAAATCATTCTGCAAAATATATGGAGGAGTGGAGTCGGATGGGATGAGCCGCTCAAAGAAGAAGACGAGGCAGACTGGCGTCGTTGGTTGGATTTGGTGCCAACGTTAA